Proteins from a single region of Halichoerus grypus chromosome 13, mHalGry1.hap1.1, whole genome shotgun sequence:
- the OAS2 gene encoding LOW QUALITY PROTEIN: 2'-5'-oligoadenylate synthase 2 (The sequence of the model RefSeq protein was modified relative to this genomic sequence to represent the inferred CDS: deleted 1 base in 1 codon) produces MGIWASHLYTVKPEKLDELIENSLRPYGECQKQIDDTVNAICNVLQETEQIPHMISVVKGGSYGRKTMLRGNSDGTIVIFVSDLEQFQDQKKKQDKILSKIWQCLKDCQLKMKLPTKMEVQRFHGGLTLQLSTKWQSITFEVLPAYNALGLSETPSSQTYRELRRALDMTKAQPGEFSVCFTELQQRFFHNRPRKLKDLILLVKHWYQQCQEKLEDLPHQPVYALELLTVYAWEQGCRAENFDMAEGVRTVLGLIRQQEQLCVYWVVNYNFENETVRNILLSQLRSSRPVILDPADPTNNVSKDRACWQLLKQEAESWLSSLSQNESPGPSWNVLPAPLFTTPGHLLDKFIKDFLQPNKHFLDQIAVAVDIICKFLQKNCFRHSATKVQKTVKGGSTGKGTALKTGSDADLIVFPDSLKSYASQKTERCCIIKEIHKQLEACQREKEFAVKFEISKWKAPRVLSFSLKSKVLNESVNFDVLPAFNALGQLNSGSPPSPKVYAELINLYKSSDAEGGEFSTCFTELQCNFVVSRPTKLKDLIRLVKHWYKQCERKLKRKGSLPPKYALELLTIYSWEQGSGAENFDTAEGFHTVLELITKYQQLCVFWTVNYNFEDETMRNFLLTQIQRTRPVILDPADPTGDVGGGDRWCWHLLAKEATEWLSSFCFKDGTGYPVQSWKVPTVQTPGSCGMGMHPIVNEMFSFRSRRTLNGNARRDF; encoded by the exons ATGGGGATCTGGGCGTCGCATCTGTACACCGTGAAGCCCGAGAAGCTGGATGAACTGATCGAGAACTCCCTGAGGCCCTATGGAGAGTGTCAGAAGCAGATCGATGACACGGTGAATGCCATCTGTAACGTCCTGCAGGAAACGGAGCAGATCCCCCACATGATAAGTGTGGTGAAA GGCGGCTCCTATGGCAGGAAAACCATGTTGAGGGGCAACTCCGATGGGACGATTGTCATCTTTGTCAGTGACCTTGAACAGTTCcaggatcagaaaaaaaaacaagataaaatcctCAGCAAGATCTGGCAGTGTCTGAAAGACTGTCAGCTCAAAATGAAGCTGCCGACCAAAATGGAGGTCCAGAGGTTCCACGGTGGGCTCACCCTCCAGCTGTCCACAAAATGGCAGAGCATCACTTTTGAGGTGCTGCCTGCCTACAACGCTCTGG GCCTAAGCGAGACGCCCAGCTCCCAGACCTACCGAGAGCTCAGAAGAGCCTTGGACATGACAAAAGCCCAGCCCGGCGAGTTCTCCGTCTGCTTCACAGAACTCCAGCAGAGGTTTTTTCACAACCGTCCCAGAAAACTGAAGGATTTGATCCTCTTGGTAAAGCACTGGTACCAACAG TGCCAGGAAAAGCTGGAAGATTTACCCCATCAGCCCGTGTATGCTCTGGAGCTGCTTACAGTCTATGCCTGGGAACAAGGGTGCAGAGCAGAAAACTTTGACATGGCAGAAGGCGTCAGAACTGTCCTGGGGCTAATCAGACAGCAGGAGCAGCTGTGTGTCTATTGGGTAGTCAACTACAACTTTGAGAACGAGACAGTCCGGAACATTCTGCTGAGCCAGCTCCGGTCATCGAG GCCAGTAATCTTGGATCCAGCTGACCCAACCAATAATGTGAGCAAAGATAGGGCGTGCTGGCAACTGCTAAAGCAAGAAGCTGAGAGCTGGTTGTCTTCTCTCAGTCAGAATGAGTCACCTGGACCATCGTGGAACGTTCTG CCAGCACCGCTGTTCACCACCCCGGGCCATCTTCTAGACAAGTTTATCAAGGACTTTCTCCAGCCCAACAAACATTTCCTGGACCAGATCGCAGTAGCTGTTGACATCATCTGCAAATTCCTTCAAAAAAACTGCTTTCGCCATTCAGCCACAAAGGTTCAGAAGACTGTGAAG GGAGGGTCGACGGGCAAAGGCACAGCTCTGAAGACTGGGTCCGATGCTGACCTCATCGTCTTCCCAGACTCGCTTAAAAGCTACGCCTCCCAAAAAACCGAAAGATGCTGTATCATCAAGGAAATCCATAAACAGCTAGAAGCCTGTCAGCGGGAGAAAGAGTTTGCAGTGAAGTTTGAGATTTCAAAATGGAAGGCTCCCAGGGTGCTGAGCTTCTCTCTGAAATCCAAAGTGCTCAACGAAAGTGTGAACTTTGATGTGCTGCCTGCATTTAATGCGCTAG GTCAACTGAATTctggctccccacccagccccaagGTCTACGCTGAGCTCATCAATCTGTACAAATCCTCAGACGCCGAGGGGGGAGAATTTTCCACCTGTTTCACAGAACTGCAGTGTAACTTCGTTGTCTCCCGGCCCACCAAACTGAAGGATTTAATTCGTCTGGTGAAACACTGGTACAAACAG TGTGAaaggaaactgaagagaaaaGGGTCTCTGCCCCCAAAGTATGCCTTGGAGCTGCTCACCATCTATTCCTGGGAGCAGGGGAGTGGAGCAGAGAATTTCGACACCGCGGAAGGTTTCCATACGGTCCTGGAGTTGATCACAAAATATCAGCAGCTTTGTGTCTTCTGGACGGTCAATTACAACTTTGAGGATGAGACTATGAGGAACTTCCTACTGACCCAGATCCAGagaaccag GCCCGTGATCTTGGACCCAGCTGACCCCACCGGTGACGTGGGTGGAGGGGACCGATGGTGTTGGCACCTCCTAGCAAAAGAAGCTACTGAATGGTTGTCCTCTTTCTGCTTCAAAGATGGGACTGGATATCCTGTACAATCGTGGAAAGTGCCA aCAGTGCAGACACCGGGCAGTTGTGGTATGGGGATGCACCCTATTGTCAATGAGATGTTCTCATTCAGAAGTCGTAGGACCCTG AACGGTAACGCTAGAAGAGACTTCTAG